The Elgaria multicarinata webbii isolate HBS135686 ecotype San Diego chromosome 1, rElgMul1.1.pri, whole genome shotgun sequence genome includes the window atgtaggtgccaagcgaacctccttagggagctcattccacagccggggtgccacagcagagaaggcccttctcctcctggtagccacctgatgAATCATAGCAGCACTGCATGGAGCTGGCTCAAGGACCGTCTGAAAAGGACATGTGCTCTCTGGGACATGAAGTGGAGTACGCCCCATATTCCAGTGCCATCACTCTGCAttttctggatttttgttccacaCAATGAGCCGGAGATGACATAGCGCTATGGTGCTGGGTGGATTTTTCAGTAACAGAACAGATTTGCCATCTCAAAAACTTAAGTTCATAACCAAACCTGTTATATTCTGCATTTGTCTCAACGAGCAGACATGACAGCAAGCATAAGATCAGAGTTAGATCAAAAGTGGAATAAGCCTGAGGGAAAAATATTGAAAATCACATCAAGCAATGAATTTGTCTACACATTCGTGTCTGTACGTGTGTATTTGTATGTTTGTTCAGGAAAATAATGAACAtaaaacaatatgaaaaggaaatataaaaaGGATTTATATAAATGAAGAAGACTGTAAAATAATTGCAGCATGGAGTTACATTCAGTGATTAAAGTCTGAAATTATAAAAAATTATAATGCCCAGAATACAGAAATTAATATAATAAACAGCAATTTCAAAATAATTATAGCAGCAGTTGAAATATTCTTCACACTTTACTCTTTCTTGCCCAGTTGATTACAGCATTCTAAATTCCAGGTgatgtaaatacatttttaacaaTTGATGcacaaaataaaattaagggaaaGGCCCGTCTACCCATAGCTAAGATGTCTTcagattattgttattttaaaatcagTAAAAACAGAAATGATTGAATCCACATCTCAAAAGACCAAGGGCTGCAAAGGGAAGAAACCCAGAACAGGATGTTCAGAAGTAAAGAAGCGCACATCAAAAGGCAAACGATAGCAGTTATAATAAGGTAGGGATTATATCAAAAagcaaatgaagaaaaatgaataTGAAAGAGGCGAGAGTGGCGGAAGCTTAGAAATTGAAAAGAGGTTTCTCGAAAGCAAAGCTGAGCCAGGGCGAAAGCTTCAGATGGCCAGACAAGAAAAGCTCTAGTGAagtgtgggttcctgcattgagcagggggttggactcgatggccttatgggccccttccaactctactattctgtgattctatggcctggttcagacaacacgctaaatcatgctgctaagcagcatggtttagcgtgttgtctgaacagggccattgattcTAAGTAAAGTGaagtgaagaaaaaaaatgagcaGCAATCAACGTGAAGATGGACAACCAgcagtcttcccccccccccactttctggtaccattttatttatttatttatttatttatttatttatttatttaaaccatttgtatcctgccctatatcgttaagatctcagggtggcggaTCAAGCTTAGTTCTCATTGCTTTTCTCATTACAACTTTCCTGCTTTGTAATAGCTTGCACACGCTATGTTAAACACGTAGCATGTAGATGATCTTAACTTTTTATTTCACTTTAGTGGAACTGTGCAGGTCCCTGATCCGGATTAGCACCACCATGCACAGAGGGTGTGGAACCTTCccatccagcccccccccccccacaaattcaCATCCAACACACTCACACAAGGGCTGAAAGAGGGGTGGGCAGGGAACTCTATTGGTGCAATggagtttctctctctttcttttcagccCCTCTATGGGGTGAAATTTAGTAGGGAAAAGTGGTTGGTTGGGAAGGTTGAAATCCTCTCCGCCTTCGTGCATTGGTCCTAATCCAGATGAAGCGCTCACATGGCTCAGGGTGGCCGTGCGTCCTTTTTCACAGTCTTCTATTGGAAGGGCTGTCAGGGAGAAGTCTTCtgcttgaaggcatcctctatttgaaggcctgttcagtccaagtccagtatcAAGATAAAGAACCCTCCGAAGGAAGAGCccaggggccttggagttgcccatgaACAGcacctggccagatctacactactgctttaaagcgctttaatacagttttggcaactgtatctggagtgtgtcctgggccccaacagttgtcaaagctgtgctttaaagcagtagtgtagatcctgccctgggcatCAGGCTGAGCAGAAGCCACAGAATTCACCTAGTCccagccttccacactatggcgagatgtatagtatttctatttaaattacaataaccatttctaaatttgcacgtATAcaaatatattagcatatgcagatttgggGGAAATAGCTTTGgtaatgcatgtcctcttttttcacAAGCGCTCGCCCTAATTACCCTAAAGTAAAACGAAACGTTAGGATCACCTGCATGCTGTCCATTTAATGTAGTATGTAATCTAGTCCTCATTCGTttctcctacccacccacccacacttttaCTCCAGGCAACTTCCTGAATAAAACAAGGAAGATTTTGCCACAGGAAGCATCTGTTTTCGGAGGATCTCTAAACGAGAAATTTATAGCACGTGTGTGACTGGCCACTtccggaagtttgtgggtcaatttCACGACGTTGTAAGCAAACAGGACGTCTCCCGTcgctccccacccccggccatcctgttttattttaacacaCATTAAATCCACTACTTATTTATGATGGATTTTTATTCCGCCACAAATGACACTCTGTTACTAGAGCCTATTCTTTTCAATCACATTCCCTTTCCAATGAAAAATCACATGGTCGCTGTTTGCCACTGTTTGAAGTAGCCCGTTTTGAATGCAAAAACATCCAGGATGGGGACTTGTGGTAAGCaggctttccacacacacactgctaatgTAGGGACCCTCTCAGAGACACAttctttgggtttgtttttggtAGGGGAACTAACATGACCTGGTGCCCTTATTGAAGGGAAAATACGCAGGCCTAAGTCTTTACAAGCGGTAGGGAGTCATCCGGCCTTGTTAGTTTTTCGCACTGTTTCCTTTGTTTTATAGTCCAGACAAGGCCAAGCCTGCCAGCTAATTTATCTCCTTTTACATTCCATTGCCTAAGGACAAACACTCTCATATATTCCAAGCGGAGACAGAGAAAGAAGCGGGGGTGAGGCTGGGGATGCGGACACATACACGCAGTCACAGCAGTATCAACCAAGTTTTTGGTTCAGGAAACAATCCAGGCTTCAGTAGGCCTCCTTCCTTTTCCCAGTGCACCAGCTCCTTCCCCACGGTCCCCTCATATAGATCCAAACCATCACCACCCTCTCTCCTCATCCAGGCTTCCCAATAAAAATGCAGGCCCTGAGGAGAACACCTCTTGAGCGCTTCTCATCAACCACCTCCCCGCTTTCATTATGTCACTCATTTTGCCTCCTCATTTGCACCTTTCATTAGCAGCACAGGCCTATATCCATGTCCACTCGAGAACAAGTCCCAATGGGTATTATCCCACTGTGCCTCAGTGCTAGCGACAACGTGGGGATTTACCACAGAATCTTGCCGATGACGCTGACGTTCGGCAGCAAATAGCCACTTTCCCCCGTTGCCCTAGAAAGTGCCAGTTGCGTCGTGCAAGCCTTGGTTTACACCAGTGCGACGTCATTGGCACTAGTGCTAAAGTGCCATTAGACActacccactgagttcaatgaggcttattcccaagtaagtgggtatagcattgcagcctaaaagtCTTATGTGAAGTGGTAATTGCGAGAAATAAGACGAAGTATTTCCTATAGTCATAGATGATTAAACCAGATAAAACAGACTATATTGCATTATAAAACAATACTGAAAAAGGTGCCCCACGCTTGAAGCGGCTGTGGATCAGATTGTCCCGGCTATCGCCTTCACCTTCCTAGACCTGATAGTTAAAGCAACTATAGTCAACATACAGTTCTCTGTCAATTTGCAAGTCCTTTCGGATAGCCAGTATCAGTCCAGAGCAACTATACACTGAGCAGCTAGCGTTAACTGAGgataacagtggaggctggtgactccaatgtcagtgggcaaAGAattcgctccgggtttcagtcagaagtctaaaagagctgtccatggttctgactgaaaccttgaGCGAATTCACTGTCCTGCCCACATTGCAGCCAGCCTCTACTGGAGGCTAATAGCTCTCTTCCTCCGACTTTCTAAATACTAAAACTACTTGTTTGTCCTGCTGTGTCTTCATGGTCCATACAAATCTCTTCAGGTGCTGTGCTCTGTTGTCTTCTCCAGTAGCCATAACGTTTTGCTATTTTGACCATATGCATTCTGAAAGAGGCCCCCATAAAGAAATACAGGATGGGGTTGAGGCAGCTGTGAAACAAGGCGAAGCTGTTGGTTACCTGCAATGCAACATCAACGGCTTTGCTGACGTGGCAGTCCTTCACCAGGGGCTGGATGATCTCTATGGCTCTCCAAACCTTGATGACGTTGTAAGGCAGTTGGGTGATGATAAAGGCCAAAATGATTGCAGCGAGGACTTTCAGAGGCTTGTATTTTTTAACACTGGGGCTCCCGATGAGAGCTCTGGCCACTCCAGTGTAGCAAACCAGCATGACGAAGAAGGGCAGCACAAAACTCAGGAACGTTTCCATGATTTCGAGGGTGACTTTAATGATTTTCCCTAAGCTCTCGGGAAATGTGTAAAGGCAGGCAAATCTGTTATGATGCTCCTTGACCGTGTTAAAAATTAGATCGGGAATGcaaagcaaaatggcagccatccaGACAAAGGAACACGTTTTGCTGCATTGCTTCATAACGCCTTGCTGGCCTTGGGATTTGACGACGGCCTTGTATCGGTCGACGCTGATGCAGGCCAGGAACTGCATGCTAGCGCTGAAGGTCATGGTGTACATAGCGGAGGTGATTTTGCACAAGGGGATACCCATCACCCATCCGTGTACAGCATTTGCCGCCCAGAACGGAAGAGTGAAAAGCAGTAACAAATCGGCAATTGCCAAATTCATGATGTATACATCTGTTCTGGTCCTCAGTTTTTTGAAGTAGGCGTAAATTGCCACCACGAGGGAATTCCCAGCAAGCCCAACAAGGAAGACAATCGAGTAAAATGCTGGTAGGAACGACTTGTTGAAAGTTCTTACCTCTTCTTTGATGCACAACATTTCAAATAAAGTGTAGTCAACAGTAGCATTAAAGTCATCacggtagtagtagtagtagtcttcTGAAGAGTTTATGTAGGACTCCATGGAAGAAGCTGACGGAAGATAACAAGAAGTTATTTGCATCTTGGACATTTGTCACCATGTTTTCTAATACAGGATAAGTTCttcctttcaatatttgaatcAAAAGtctttaaaccagggatgggcgaATCTgaccattttgctttctcccacattcagtggttTTAAATCAAAAGATCTTTCTCTCCCGAATATgaagtttgcatttatttattttttgtaagttCTGATAAAAAATGGACGAATCAAAATTCCCTCCCATCTGCACTAACCAAATCCAGTAGATGCAGCTGTCCTCATAGGGAAGACCACGAAGTACccagccagactattttgcgccctaggcaggtgagctgctttcaccccccacccccaccccagcgtacctaggcacagggcgccatctcgcccgcccagccgaagcgaagccaagacgctgcggtggtggtggtggtcagctttggaatggcgtgccctgccggaagctgctctgggagagcgacttccaggagcactgttccgaagccgcccgcctgcccctcccccagcattctggcttcacttcggctgggcacccacccagccgaagtgaagccaggatgctggagtgggtgggcgtggcttcgcttcggctgggtgggtgcccagctgaagtgaagccaggacgctggggcgggtggctttggaagccaccctctcagagccgctgtgggagagcggcttccgggtgtggtgttcggcgcccccttaccttggcgctctaggcggccgcctgagtggtctctatggtagcaccggccctggaagtacctgcctgccatggagGTGTCAAAGATTAGGAGCTTGtcagaaaaaaaaaggtggcaagcCCAATTTGACATCACAAACATGGCAGACCAACCAGGGATCCAAACCCAGattttttaagagcaaagcactcaaagccctgggtctggatggacaaatttgtcggtttcagtttctcctgcatttagttttaaaaaaataaaaaatctcaagtGCTTTTTTATCCCAAATATGGGGAATGTCATGATTTTTGgtcaattcttatcaaaaccgaaatggaacaaaattcccACCAGTctctattttaaaattaaaaatgttgagtatgtaccgtatttatttatttatttattacatttttataccgcccaatagccgaagctctctgggcggttcacaaaaattaaaaccataataaaacaaccaacaggttaaaagcacaaatacaagatacagtataaaaagcacaaccaggataagaaccacgcagcaaaattgatataagattaaaatacagagttagaacagtaaaatttaaatttaagttaaaattaagtgttaaaatactgagagaataaaaaggtctttaggttggcgatgaaaagagaacagtgtaggcgccaggcggacctctctggggaggcttCAATGGAACTAATCTGCATGTAAGGCTAAACTAGACATTACAATAAATATATGGCAAACCACAAAAAAGGGCAGCTGGGTACAGAGCTGCCTAGGGGAGGGGCAACTTGGGCAATTGGCCCTGGTGCCCCACGAAGGATGGGGCCCCACATGTCAGCTCCTGTGCATACTGTTGGCCTCTGCCCTGCTCCTACCACATTGCTCACCAGAGTCCCATGCACATCTGGGTCCTTGTAGGGAATAGCAGCAGGACCCCTAACATCGCACCTGCCCCCTGGACAGCTCTTGTCGCATATCTGGTTCCTCCCACCACCCCTGTCCTTAACATAACAGTCCAGGGGGTTGTCTTCACGGTGCCAAGTTGGCGCCACCTTCCCCCCAAACCTACGTTTTCCCTTACCTGGGGTGGCGCCTGGAAATCCCGATGTCAAGGAGGGAAAGTGGGATTtctggtggccatctgggtatTGGAGACTCCCTCTGATCTCTTCCTGGTttctggtgaccaatcgctggtcgccttccaccaggacatGTCACATAACtgatgcagcttcacagccactttGAAAAAGTGGGGAAGACCCTGACAGTTTCAGTGGGAGTGAGGCCAgtacggctcttctgccatctgacctcgctccggAGCCAATCCAGCGGGCGATCCTGGTGGAAGACAGGTTCACAACCACTGCGGGGCTCTGGCCACgtacagacagcccccaggttTTCCTGCACCCCACCGCCTATAGCATCCAATTATGTTaaatggaagggggtggggagtagaCTCATGACTGCTGTTTTTGGTGGCAGCCATGTGTCTGACTCTAATGCTAAGCAGCTATGTGGAGAGAAGAAGCCTCACCACTCCCACTGGAATctacttccaaataagtgtgtttGTTATCTGGGTGCAAGTGTGGTTAAGATGAGGCTATTAATAGCCACTAAGCAATCCTAACCTTAGTTCATTGTACTGAGCCAGATATGGCAGGAATGCCTAAATGATAGCTCACTATCAATGTTTTCTCCCTGAAACTCTTAAATGAGTCTCCTGGTCCAAGGAACTAATTTAAGCCAGGTTGGCTGAGC containing:
- the ACKR4 gene encoding atypical chemokine receptor 4, producing the protein MESYINSSEDYYYYYRDDFNATVDYTLFEMLCIKEEVRTFNKSFLPAFYSIVFLVGLAGNSLVVAIYAYFKKLRTRTDVYIMNLAIADLLLLFTLPFWAANAVHGWVMGIPLCKITSAMYTMTFSASMQFLACISVDRYKAVVKSQGQQGVMKQCSKTCSFVWMAAILLCIPDLIFNTVKEHHNRFACLYTFPESLGKIIKVTLEIMETFLSFVLPFFVMLVCYTGVARALIGSPSVKKYKPLKVLAAIILAFIITQLPYNVIKVWRAIEIIQPLVKDCHVSKAVDVALQVTNSFALFHSCLNPILYFFMGASFRMHMVKIAKRYGYWRRQQSTAPEEICMDHEDTAGQTSSFSI